GCATCGCCCGCATGCGGTCGAGTTTCTTTTTCGAATTGATCACATTGCGGAACTGGGTTTCGTAGACACCGCTGATGTCGCTCACCATGTTTCCGTTGGACGCCCGCAGCGACACATTGCTGCCCATTGATTTTGTGGGAAAGACTCCCATCAAATCGTAGTCGCCGGTCAGCGGTTTCGGCGGCGGACCGCCATGAATGAACTGGCCGGGTTCCACCTTCCAGAAAGCGCCCGTCAGCGGCTGTTCCTCAACTTGGATCTTCCCTCCTTTGACAACCGTGCGCCGGGCGACTCCGTCCACGTCGACCACGTAGTAGCCTTCACGAATTGCAATCTCGAATTCCTGCTTTGTCTTTCCGGTCACCACGCCCGTCACGGAACTCGTGTTGGCTTTGATGCTTAGCGGTTTGGCCGGGCAGCCGCGTTCGATGAGCGGAATGCACTTCACGTTTGTGTTCCGCACAACCGCGATCAGTCGGGTTTCGCTCGCCGCATCCTGCATGGCTTTGAAGTGCGCGGGCGGCATGCCGGTAGCTCTGATGTAGGTCCGCCCGCGAGCGACGCGCGCGGTTGCTCGGCTCAGGAGTTCGCGGGCGCGCTTGACGGTTCGGCCTGTCAATGTCTTTCTGGTGCCGTGTTCCACCGCCCGGCGGCTCAGCGAAGCGACAGTCCTGCTGATCGCGGCTTTGCCAATGCTGGCGACGGCCCCTCCGACAGAAACCGCGTCCAGCAACCAGCAGTCCACGGCTTCCACGTATCCCGCAGAACTGCTCTCTATCACATTCAGAACTTCGCCGTCGATCGCAACCAACACGGTATAAACCATTTCATTGCTGGTGTGCAGCGGCCTCCATCCCTCCATGTCGTTCGTGTCGACGTAGACAGGAATCCCGTCATCCTGCAGCAGCGAAAGATCAGGGACAGCTTTCTCCGGGATAGACAACTGGCTGTTGTAGACGCGGACAACGTGGCCGACGACCATATAGTTGAGGTCCACAACAGGGGTGGCTCGCAGGCGGTCTCGTTGCGGAGTCAGAGTGCTGAACCTCAGTTCCCACGGAGTTGCGTTCGCGACGAAATCCTGATCAGCCTGCTCGATGATCGTGACTGCACGCAGCTTGTCGCCGACGAGTTGCAGGGCTTTGAACTTCGTTTGGTGGCCCTGGTACATCGGCTGCTGTGGCAGTTTCGGCTGCTTCCGCATCCGGTCCATGTGAGCCGTGTGCCGGGCCAGCGGATCAGTGGTCGTTTGCATTCCGGCGACTTCGCGTCGAACACTCCTGATATCCGGGAATGTTCGCTGGGATGGCCGAGGAGAGTTCGGCGTGTGGCAATTGGTTTGGCATTCGTTGCGATGTGCAACTCGTGCGAAGTTAAACAATTCGAATGTTCGATGTTTTCGGGCCTGAAGGTCCATTGATCTGCTCCTGAACTCGGTTCTAGTGGAAATTGATTTCGGCGAATCACCGTGAGTGTCATATGCGACGGCCCACGTTTGACGGCGGGAAGGTTACGGCCAGCGGCTGAGCGAGTCCCTGGCGACTTCTAAGCATTTGCTAAGATCCGTGCCGCTGGCCATTTTTCAGTCAGTGGCACGCAGGCACTCAACGTGCCCCGCGTACGGACCAGCAACGCGGTCGCGATCAGCAGCCTGGCCGTCGACCACGGGTAGGACGATACATCTGTCTTGCAGCGCGGCTCGGTATCGCCGGGCATCATCAGCGTTCGTCGGTCCGCGCGTCGGGATGGCAGTAGCAACTGGCGACCGGTTTCACGTCTGCGCGAGCCCATGCCTTTTGCACCTGCGGAGCCATCGCAACCGATTCGTCAACTTTCCCGGATCGCTCCAGCGCCTGCTGAAGTCCGAGCAGCGACCATGCGTTGTTGGGATGCTGTGTGAGATCTTCTCGGTACACGTCCGCCGCCTCCGAATGCCGACCATCCGCGAGCAGCAATGCTCCCAACGCATGGCGGACGGGCTGCATCCAGCCGGGTGGTTCGTCATAGCTGAGATTCTCTTCCAACTTGACGGCTTTCCGCAGCAGTTCGAATGCCCTGTCGGAGCGACCTTCACGGTAGGCCAGCTCACCCTCCGCCATCATCCGGGCAATTGCAATGACGTCGATCGCGCTGTTGTTGCCCATCAACCACTCGTCCGTTAACTCTGCTGAAACCTCATTCAGTAAGTCGATTTCTTGCTTGGCAGCGTCGGTGTTGCCCAACGCTGAATTGGCCAGAGATCGGGCGAAATGACGTTCGGCGCGACTGAACAACTGCCATTCCTCAGGCTTCCGTTCCGCCAGAATGTCACTCCACTTTCCGAAGCGGATCATCACATGCAGTGCCGTGGGCATGAAGCCGTCGGCGATGACCGCGTTCTCCCGGAGAAATTCGCGTGGCATGGTTCCGGCGATCTTGCGAGCGGCGTTGATGGCCGTTTCGTAGCGCCCTTCCATCATCGCGGCGTAGGCCAGAAAGTGGATGTTGTGCATGAAGTAGATGCTGTAGAACTCAGGCTCCGGTGCGTCCTCGAAATAGGCTTCGTCGGCGGCAATCGCTCGCTCATTTGCGTCTGCCGCATCGGCATACCGCCCCGTCCGAATGTAGATATGAGACGGCATATGAACCAGATGTCCCGATCCAGGTACGAGGTCTTTCAATCGCTCTGCCGCGCCCGTTCCTTTTTGAGGCCACGGCGATGCTTCAATGGCGTGGATATAGAAGTGATTCGCTCCGGGATGATGTGGCGTTATTGCCATCGTCCGTTCCAGAACAGCAACGATTTCCAGTGTTCGTCCCTTGGGAACTGCGTCTCCGGTCCACAGATCCCACGGCTGCAGATTCATCAGTGATTCGGCAAACAGCGCACCGACATCCGCGTCCTTGGGAAACCGGTGCCAGACCGATTCCATTGCATCCGCGTACGCCTGATCAAGCGGCAACCTGTCTTCCGGGACCGGCCATGCGTATCGCTGTCGCACGGCATTGACGAGCGCCCGCTCAATGGCGGATTCGTTATCCAGGGCCGCGACTGCTTTCCCGGCTGCCAGGTTCGCCAGCCGACTTTGCTCTTCGCCCATCATCGGGTTGTTGATGTGCAGCCCTCGAGCATAGGCCGAGCCCCACCAGGCCATTGCACAGGACGGATCGATTTTGGCGGCCTGTTCAAACGAGCGGATCGCTTCGTCGTGATTGAAGCCGTAGAGGAGTTGAATTCCCTGATTGAACCACAGCTGTGCTTCTGTGGAGCTGGTTGTCACCGGACGAGAATATCCTGCGAAGCCTGGATAGAGGTTCACTGGATGAGCTTGTTCGCGAGCGGGCGGCTGTTCAGTAACAACGCCGGTGATTTTTTCAGCAGACAATGAAACCAGCGTCGCTGTGACGCCAGCCGCAACGAAGCCGAAGAGTGCTGGTCGGGGCATGGATATTTCTTTCGCAATAATTATTGATAACCTGAACGGTGTCGTCGTCGGCTCCGCCTTCAATCAGGTCGTTGCGGTCACCGTTTCGCGCTGAACCTCCAATCTCCGGGAAACGCCTGACCCAATCCTTGCTCAGGCCAGGTAACGAGTGACCTGCAAATCCCTGATGATCCTGCTGGCGTCTCTCGATAACGCCGGCGATGCGACATGCGATGAAAGTTGCCAGTAGTACCCGGCAAACGTGATTTGTTGGTTGCGTCCGGTGAGGGCCGCATCGTGTTCGCGGCAATTGAACAATCCGGGTCCGTAACTAAAAGGTCTGCCGGACTTGTTTGCCGCGAACCCCGATGCGCCACCCCATGGACATGGCGGAAGTCGGTGACTGAGCTTCTACAGGCCGAACTCCAGTTCCGCGTCGATCCCGAAATCGCTGCCCAGGCCACCGAATACGATGTCGAATCCATCGCCTCCGTCGAGCACGTCGTCACCGGATTTGCCGAACAGCACGTCGTTGCCGGCGTCACCGGAGATGATGTCGTCTCCCCGTCCGCCGAAGATCACGTCGCGGCCGTCGCCCCCCGAGATCACGTCGTCACCGTCCCTGCCGGAGATGAAGTCGTTACCTTCTTCGCCAAGCAGCGTGTCGTTGCCGCCGCCTCCGATGATCACGTCATTTCCCGAACCGCCGCGGGCGACAAACTGCAGCGCCGCCGTGTTAGCTGCCGATCCGCGAATGACGTCACGCCCGTCCCCGCCATCCACGTCAACTGTTGTCAGGTCCGTGACTCCGTTCAGGTTGCCGACGTTGATGTTGCCGTTGCCGCCCAGTTCGTTGATGTCCAGCGTTTCCGTGCTGCCGATATCCAGAGTGAACGAAATCAGGTTCGTCCGTTGGAAGCGGACCCGGCTGCCGTTGCGATTGACTCGGAAACGGTCGCCCGCTCCGTCGGCTCCGTTGACCTGCACGGTGTCGTTTCCGGCTCCGCCTTCCATCAGGTCGTCATTGTCGCCGTTGTTCCAGATCAGCAGGTCGTCGCCGTCTTCGCCCAGCATGACGTCGTTGCCCTTGTTGCCGATCAGCGTGTCGTTGCCCGCTCCGCCGCGAAGAACGTCGTCGCCGTCACCGCCGATCAGCAGGTCGTTGCCTTCGCCGCCGTCCAGATCGAGGCTGATCAGACCGACCAGTCCAGTCGAGGCAGCGATCACTTCGTCACCACCCTGACCGTTGACATCGAGTTTCTCGGTCGTGCCAATGTCCAGCGTGAACGGAATCAGGTTATTGCGGTCGAACTGCACTCGCGAACCGTTCGGAGTGATGCTGAAGTCGTCGCCCGCTCCGTCAGCTCCATTGACCTGAACGGTGTCGTTGCCGGCTCCGCCTTCCATCAGGTCATCATTGTCGCCGTTGTTCCAGATCAGCAGATCGTCGCCGTCTTCACCAAGCATGACGTCGTTGCCCTTGCCGCCGACGAGTACGTCGTTGCCTTCGCCCCCGCGAAGAACATCGTCGCCGTCACCGCCAATCAGCACGTCGTTACCTTCACCGCCGTCGAGATCCAGTGCGATCAAGCCAACCAAGCCGGTTGCCCCGGCGATCCTGTCGTTGCCGCCCTGACCATTGACGTCCAGGTCTTCAACGGTGCCGACGTCCAGCGTGAACGGAATCAGGTTATTGCGGTTGAACTGCACTCGCGAACCGTTGGGAGCGATGCTGAAGTCGTCGCCCGCTCCGTCGGCTCCGTTGACCTGAACGGTGTCGTTGCCGGCTCCGCCTTCCATCAGGTCGTCGTTGTCGCCGTTGTTCCAGATCAGCAGGTCGTCGCCGTCTTCGCCCAGCATGACGTCGTTGCCTTTGTTGCCGATCAGCGTGTCGTTGCCCGCTCCGCCGCGGAGAACGTCGTCGCCGTCACCGCCGATCAGCAGGTCGTTGCCTTCGCCGCCGTCCAGATCGAGGCTGATCAGACCGACCAGTCCAGTCGAGGCAGCGATCACTTCGTCACCACCCTGACCGTTGACATCGAGTTTCTCGGTCGTGCCAATGTCCAGCGTGAACGGAATCAGGTTGTTGCGGTCGAACTGCACTCGCGAACCGTTCGGCGTGATGCTGAAGTCATCGCCTGCTCCGTCGGCACCGTTGACTTGGACGGTGTCGTTTCCGTCTCCGCCTTCCATCAGGTCGTCATTGTCGCCGTTGTTCCAGATCAGCAGGTCATCGCCGTCTTCGCCCAGCATGACATCGTTGCCTTTGTCGCCAACCAGCGTGTCATCGCCCGCTCCGCCAATCAGCACGTCGTCGCCTTCTCCACCGCGAAGGACGTCGGCCCCGCCACTACCGACCAGCGTGTCATTGCCGTCACCGCCGAGAAGGAAGTCAGCGCCATCACTGCCGATCAGCAGGTCGTTTCCGGCTCCTCCGTCGACTTCGACTCCGGGACCGACCACGGAATTGTCTATCAGGATGACATCGTTTCCGTCGTTACCGTCAACGTCGACCAGATGCGTGTTGGTTAGCGTCGGCACGTCGCCGGAGATCGCCACGCTGCCGCCATTGACCTGCAGATTGCCGTTCGTGTCGGCCGAAACGCCGATGAAATCGCCCTGGCTGTCGCTGGTGACGGCCAGAATTCCGGTCCCGGCATCGAACGCCGCAGCGACCGTTAGCAGAACCCGCGATTCCAGCGATTCGGACTGAATCTGAGAGGTCGGTCGACGGCTCTTACGACGATTCGGACGAAGAAGGTTGTGGTTTGTGAACAGGTTTCGAAAGTTAATGCGACGCATGGGGGTTGCCTTTAGTGCAAGATTGAAACACCATGGTCCGAACCAACATGGTTCGGACCTGCGAACTTAACCGGGAGCCTTCGTGTCCGACGGTGATCCGCCGCCGGACGCAGTCGTTTCGGCCAGTTGTTCGGCCAGAAACTCGTGCATTTCATCCAACTTTTCGAATGACCGATTTCTTCCGGACGCAACATGTTCGATGCGTCCTTCAAAACGG
This DNA window, taken from Fuerstiella marisgermanici, encodes the following:
- a CDS encoding anthrax toxin-like adenylyl cyclase domain-containing protein yields the protein MQTTTDPLARHTAHMDRMRKQPKLPQQPMYQGHQTKFKALQLVGDKLRAVTIIEQADQDFVANATPWELRFSTLTPQRDRLRATPVVDLNYMVVGHVVRVYNSQLSIPEKAVPDLSLLQDDGIPVYVDTNDMEGWRPLHTSNEMVYTVLVAIDGEVLNVIESSSAGYVEAVDCWLLDAVSVGGAVASIGKAAISRTVASLSRRAVEHGTRKTLTGRTVKRARELLSRATARVARGRTYIRATGMPPAHFKAMQDAASETRLIAVVRNTNVKCIPLIERGCPAKPLSIKANTSSVTGVVTGKTKQEFEIAIREGYYVVDVDGVARRTVVKGGKIQVEEQPLTGAFWKVEPGQFIHGGPPPKPLTGDYDLMGVFPTKSMGSNVSLRASNGNMVSDISGVYETQFRNVINSKKKLDRMRAMHGAQDQFAGFRGGATAFFPDGTVKYMDTAADVEAFYKSIGRQTAKGSYNSNTNSMSAPFDELAARRNGR
- a CDS encoding tetratricopeptide repeat protein; translation: MPRPALFGFVAAGVTATLVSLSAEKITGVVTEQPPAREQAHPVNLYPGFAGYSRPVTTSSTEAQLWFNQGIQLLYGFNHDEAIRSFEQAAKIDPSCAMAWWGSAYARGLHINNPMMGEEQSRLANLAAGKAVAALDNESAIERALVNAVRQRYAWPVPEDRLPLDQAYADAMESVWHRFPKDADVGALFAESLMNLQPWDLWTGDAVPKGRTLEIVAVLERTMAITPHHPGANHFYIHAIEASPWPQKGTGAAERLKDLVPGSGHLVHMPSHIYIRTGRYADAADANERAIAADEAYFEDAPEPEFYSIYFMHNIHFLAYAAMMEGRYETAINAARKIAGTMPREFLRENAVIADGFMPTALHVMIRFGKWSDILAERKPEEWQLFSRAERHFARSLANSALGNTDAAKQEIDLLNEVSAELTDEWLMGNNSAIDVIAIARMMAEGELAYREGRSDRAFELLRKAVKLEENLSYDEPPGWMQPVRHALGALLLADGRHSEAADVYREDLTQHPNNAWSLLGLQQALERSGKVDESVAMAPQVQKAWARADVKPVASCYCHPDARTDER
- a CDS encoding calcium-binding protein — translated: MRRINFRNLFTNHNLLRPNRRKSRRPTSQIQSESLESRVLLTVAAAFDAGTGILAVTSDSQGDFIGVSADTNGNLQVNGGSVAISGDVPTLTNTHLVDVDGNDGNDVILIDNSVVGPGVEVDGGAGNDLLIGSDGADFLLGGDGNDTLVGSGGADVLRGGEGDDVLIGGAGDDTLVGDKGNDVMLGEDGDDLLIWNNGDNDDLMEGGDGNDTVQVNGADGAGDDFSITPNGSRVQFDRNNLIPFTLDIGTTEKLDVNGQGGDEVIAASTGLVGLISLDLDGGEGNDLLIGGDGDDVLRGGAGNDTLIGNKGNDVMLGEDGDDLLIWNNGDNDDLMEGGAGNDTVQVNGADGAGDDFSIAPNGSRVQFNRNNLIPFTLDVGTVEDLDVNGQGGNDRIAGATGLVGLIALDLDGGEGNDVLIGGDGDDVLRGGEGNDVLVGGKGNDVMLGEDGDDLLIWNNGDNDDLMEGGAGNDTVQVNGADGAGDDFSITPNGSRVQFDRNNLIPFTLDIGTTEKLDVNGQGGDEVIAASTGLVGLISLDLDGGEGNDLLIGGDGDDVLRGGAGNDTLIGNKGNDVMLGEDGDDLLIWNNGDNDDLMEGGAGNDTVQVNGADGAGDRFRVNRNGSRVRFQRTNLISFTLDIGSTETLDINELGGNGNINVGNLNGVTDLTTVDVDGGDGRDVIRGSAANTAALQFVARGGSGNDVIIGGGGNDTLLGEEGNDFISGRDGDDVISGGDGRDVIFGGRGDDIISGDAGNDVLFGKSGDDVLDGGDGFDIVFGGLGSDFGIDAELEFGL